The Oncorhynchus mykiss isolate Arlee chromosome 17, USDA_OmykA_1.1, whole genome shotgun sequence genomic interval AATGTTTGAGGTCTTGTGTGTTGTCTCTCGTCTTGCTGTGTTCCTTGACCCTCAGCACCTCAGATACACGCAGAACGGAATCCTGCACATGTTGGACCGCAACAAGCGGATTAAGTCCCGACCCGAACGCTTCCAGAGCTGTAAGGACCAGTTTGACCTGGTCATCACCTGTGAGGAGAGGGTCTACGACCAAGTGCTGGAGGGTGAGGGGACTGGTGACCAGAAGGGTGGAGGGATTCACATGTCAAGTTATGAACTATTATAAATGGGGTTTAATGCATGTGAAATGCAACTGACATATTGAATACACTTCCATGAAAGCATGCATAACTATGAAGTTAGTCTAGCGCTAGGCCACTGTCTACATGTTGATCAACTATCACTACTCTCCCACTCAGACCTGAGCTCTCGGGAGCAGGAGACCTTCACGCCGGTTCACGTCATCAACGTGGACATCCAGGACAACCACGAGGAGGCAACACTGGGGGCTTTCCTCATCTGTGagctgtgtcagtgtgtgagtgtctgtctgcctgacccTACGCAGCTACAATCACACAGTTACTTTGTCATAGGGAATGCCAGTTTTTGTTATAGGAACATGGTATAATGGGGAGTCAGAGACTCTACTCCTGGGGTTCATGGTGGTCTTTTTTTCTACAGTGTTGATTGAGCTCTGCTAGATACATGATGGTTACATACAATACATGTACTTGAAGATGGTACACATGGCATTTTGTGGTGTTGGGATGATTGTGTTGAGAGACAGCAATGGTGCATGAGTTAGTGGTATGTCTCTGTGATTCTGTTAAACTGGGACTTAAATTGTATTTGATGCATTTGCCTTGCCCAGTGTAGCAGGTGTTGTGTTCAGACTGTCCCTTCTCCCCGTCTCAGATCCAGCACACCGATGACATGGAAAACGAGATGGACGAGCTGCTGCAAGAGTTTGAGGACAAGAGCAACAGGCCTTTCCTCCACACAGTCTGCTTCTACTGATGCGCCTGCTACCAAATCTGCAATATCATACGCCCCCTGACCAAACATGCACGTTTATACACAGACTCATGTACACTTCCGTATGAACTTACTGATTACTTTTCACACAGACCTACACAATGCTCAATCTCTGCTGTTGGTCAGGGCCGAGGGTGAAGGGATGGTTGCTTTCTCTATTAAGTGGACAGGCTCATCCCTCTTGCTCTGCCTTTCCTCCTTGGGGCCAAGGTGGGTCCAAAGTCCTCCCCCTATTCTATAGTGAAACCACTGACCTGCCTCCCCACAGAGAAATGCCTCTTTTGTCAAACATCCTCTACCTCCAaaggaggattttttttttttgttcaagtGTTGCACAGTGATGTGGATTGCAAAGCAACATTGATTTAAGTTCCTTTTAAAGAaagaatatattttttattttaagtaTACTTTGTCACATTTACTCTTGATTGTGGAGAGTAGTAGTGTTTACGGGATAGAGTGGAGACGGTTTAGGTATgaatgtgtttcagtgtgtgacTGTATCTGAGTGTGTACCAGTAGTTAATTAGGAATTAATCTAAATAGGGGGCTATATAATGAACAACCAAATAGAGACTTCAAGGTTCTCATTTTGCCCTCTTAATTTACGTTATGTATGATTCATATTTAAAAACCAGATTTGCTACCTTTTTCAGGGAGGAATATTTTTTTCTTTTGTAAATTGAAAAGAATGAAAACATTAATTATTTGCAAGCTGAGGACTCAGTCCATAGTGCCTGAATATTTCTGTATGTACATATGAATCCAATGAATGAATAAACATGTCTAGAAAAACATTTGAATAATTGACTGTCCTTTTTAGTGttgcacatttttttttcttaGTTTAGTCAAGTAGCAGAAGCTCTTattcagggagtaccagtaccgagtcgatgtgcaggggtacgaggtaattaagctagctatgtacatataggtagggataaagtgtcTAGGCAATGGTATAGATAAAGTGAGCTGTAGCAGCAGCGTAATTGGTGAGGGTGTGTGAGGCGTCAGTATGCATATGTGTGGATGTTATGTGTGTTAGGGAGTATGTAGTGTcagtaagtatgtgtgtgtgtgggtagagtccactgTTGTGCATAGTCAGTGCAAGAGTTCATCAAAATTTAAAAAATCAATGCAGGTAGTtgaggtagccatttgattagctatttagcagtcttatggcttgggggtagaagctgttcagggtccttttGGTTCCCGACTTGGTGCACTGGTAgcacttgctgtgtggtagcagagagaacagactatggcttaggtggctggagtctttgacaatttgttgggccttcctctgataccacctggtatagaggtcttggacggcagggagctcggccccagtgatatactgcgCCGTACTcacaaccctctgtagcgtcttTCAGTCGGGTTCCTTGCAGTTAccttaccaagcagtgatgcaactgtcgtgccctcttcacaactgtgtgggtgtgtggaccATATTaatttgttagtgatgtggacactgacgATCTTGACCCACTCCACCatagccccatcgatgtggatgggggagtACTCCCTTTTCCATTTCCTGTAGTTAACGAACAGGCCCTTTGTCTttctcacgttgagggagaggttgttgtcctggcaccacactgccaggtctctgacctcctacctataggctgcctcatcgtcgtcagtgatcagtcctaccaccgttgtgtcaccAGCTCTTTGTGGGtgacagggagtacagaaggagactaaccacacacccctgaggggccctgtggtgatggtcagcgtggcggatgtgttgttgcctaccctcaccgccTGGGAGGCgccccgtcaagaagtccaggatcgagttgcagagggaggtgtttagtcccagggtcctgagcttagtaatgagcttggaggggattatggtgttgaatgctgagctgtagtcaatgaacagcattcttacatagctattaattttgtccaggtgggtgagggcagtgtggagtgcaatagagattgcataatctgtggatctgttgcttGAGGCAGCATGCGAATTctagtgggtccagggtgtctgagATGACGGTgttgtgagtcatgaccagcctttcaaagcatttcatggctatagatgtgagtgctacagggcgatattcatttaggcaggttaccttggtgttcttgggcatgTGGgacatggtggtctgcttaaaacaagttggtattacagacctggtcagggataggttgaaaatgtcagtgaagacacttgccagctggtcagcacatgctctgcGTACGCCTCTCTGCATGCAGTTGGAAGATTTTAATCAACAAATGTACCTTGTCAAGGTTCTATAGCCCAATGACAGCATTCATAAAGAATGCAGTGAGAATCAATTGTATCCTCTTCCATCTGCTCATGTCCATATGGCAACATGATACTATGTGTACCATTTCAAATGTGTTTTGCCCTACTAGGCCATTTTAATCACTTACCTAAGACATTGTCAGCATGCCCAACTAACATTTTGTTCTGTCCTGATCTTACTCCAATTTCACTGATTAATGATAAGCAATACAATTGTTATATTCAGTGCACAGAAACAATTGAGTGGCTGGGACACAGTGTAGCCTGGCTCACCTTGAATTGCACATGGAACATAATAATGTCAGAGAGTATGATTTGATTGATGCGGCAGTTTGTTCATActgatagagggaaggatgggagGGCTGCAAGGTCACTGATTTATGGTTAATGCTAAAAGGAAATTCCCCAGAGACAAAGCTAGGGTTAAACTAAAGTGACAGTCCCATATCCTAacctccctctgtcatctctaGTAACATAAATGGATAAATGACTTTGTCCTTGCCATACATGAGCTACAATAGCACTATAGGACCAGGGTTTTTTGTTTGTCATAGACTATTTAATAAACGTGATTCTGTGACATTTTAGATTTCACGTGACTGGCATACGAAATATGGTGGAAACTCGGACTTCCCATAGCCCATGCTAAACCAATCCAATGTGTTTGCATGCGTCGGGAGAACAGAGAACTTTGAGAGTCACTATACAGGCCTTCTGTCTACAAAGCCACACCATCAACAACACAGGTCCAATCTGGCTCGTATTGGTGTTGACTGCGGTGCTGTCCACGACCGTGGTGCTGAATCCACATCCGCTGGTCGCGGTGCTGTCCATGTTGCTTATGTGTGCACCCTTATAAGGACACTGTGACACTTGGATTTCCTGCAGGTTTGAGAGTCAGGACAACATTAAGAAAAATCATTTAAATTTGTGACATTCTATTAATCCCTATTGGCCGGGCCTATTGAACGAGCTGGCATTCCCATGGCCCCAATCCACTCAAGCCTAATTCATCTTCCTCTTGCTTGCTTTTCCCTGATAGACATAAGCAATACAGTTAATTTTGTCACAAACGAAGCCTAGCCCCCACAAAATGGTGCGGCATACATTATTTGAACTGCAacgtcagagagagacagatagagagagagagattgagagagagatagagaagtgtACATATCCGTTTATATCAATCGTTGTTTATTAATGTTGAAGCAtgctatcatcatcattatcatacGCTCAAACCTTGACCTATGAATAGGCGTGCCTAAGCTACTAAACTGCTTCATTTATCTAAAGACAAACGGGCGGAAATTGATacagcctttaaaaaaaatgcctCAGCTAAATAAATACTGGAATGCACAAGGAGGGACCGTTCTTTCTTTCAGCTGCGCCAAAGTAGCACATGTTGGACTATAATAATTTATAGATAGCATGACAGTAAACAAGCAACTGCTAGAGGGAGCTAACACGGAAAACGATTTGATACGAGAAGAAAACATGCATCGATACCTCCTTTCCTAATGCTAGTGGATGCGTCTAGGTAAATAAGCTAGGCTACACCAGGAACAATGTGCAGTGGCGGCGGTCATCACAACAACGCATGGATAGCGACCTCATCCTGCCAGCTTCTGTGTTGCGGTGCTCTGGAATTGCCTAATAACAATCTCATTTCTGACATAGGCTACAGCTTTCACAACGCACCACGCCTCCTCATCATTGAACGCACCTCGATTAACCATCTTCGCCAGTGCACAGTGTGCTTTTCAAAGGGGAGCAAAAGAGAGGCTGATCCGCATCTCCTCATGTCGCGGAGAAAGGAACATTGGATAGACGAGGCAAGGATGGGTGGTTTGACACTGATTCTGCATCCATGAGCGCCTTCACTTCCAACAGAGTGTTGTTTTTTGGACCAGGTACCACTGGATAGTtctggtgagagagaaagaaactgcTGTTAAGAAGTTTGGATGCAAATGGCCACAACCACCATGATCTTTATGATTTTGGGGGCTTCACTTGTGATGGTAAGAACACCGTTATGCACATTCCCGCTCTCCCTTATGTGTAACAATGTAACGTTTTAAAAGTTGTCAAATTGATATTTCAATAAACGTAGACATCAACGTGGCCTAGCTACGCGCGGCTACATAATCTATAAACAAACTGTCAATGGAAAACAAT includes:
- the ssu72 gene encoding RNA polymerase II subunit A C-terminal domain phosphatase SSU72, with product MPSHPLRVAVVCSSNQNRSMEAHNILSKRGFDVRSFGTGSHVKLPGPAPDKPNVYDFKTTYEQMYNDLVRKDKELYTQNGILHMLDRNKRIKSRPERFQSCKDQFDLVITCEERVYDQVLEDLSSREQETFTPVHVINVDIQDNHEEATLGAFLICELCQCIQHTDDMENEMDELLQEFEDKSNRPFLHTVCFY